The Equus quagga isolate Etosha38 unplaced genomic scaffold, UCLA_HA_Equagga_1.0 209138_RagTag, whole genome shotgun sequence genome window below encodes:
- the LOC124233681 gene encoding olfactory receptor 4C11, with translation MKQNNSVNDFILLGLTQDPVRQKMVFVIFFIFYVGTVVGNLLIIVTIKSNQTLETPMYFFLFYLSLADSCFSTSTAPRLIVNALSATTIISYNECMTQVFALHLFGCMEIFVLILMAMDRYVAICKPLHYPTIMSRQVCIILIVPAWIGSFIHSIAQIILALRLPFCGPNLIDHYCCDLQPLLKLACMDTYLINLLLVSNSGAICSSSFVILMTSYIVILHSLRNHSAEGRNKALSTCTSHIIVVILFFGPCIFIYTRPPTTLPMDKMVAVFYTIGKPFLNPLIYTLRNSEVKNAMRKLWHIKITSGTKK, from the coding sequence atgaaacaaaataacagTGTAAATGACTTCATACTGTTAGGATTGACACAAGATCCTGTGAGGCAGAAAATGGTGTTTGtaatcttcttcattttctatgtgGGAACTGTGGTGGGGAATTTGCTTATTATTGTGACCATCAAGTCCAACCAGACACTTGAgacacccatgtacttcttcctatTTTACTTGTCCCTTGCTGATTCTTGCTTTTCAACTTCCACAGCTCCAAGACTAATTGTGAATGCTCTCTCTGCCACAACAATCATATCTTACAATGAGTGCATGACCCAAGTCTTTGCACTACATTTATTTGGCTGCATGGAAATCTTTGTCCTCATCCTCATGGCCATGGATCGCTATGTAGCCATCTGTAAGCCCTTACATTACCCAACTATTATGAGCCGGCAGGTCTGCATCATCCTGATTGTTCCTGCATGGATAGGGTCTTTTATACATTCTATAGCTCAGATTATCCTGGCCTTGAGATTGCCTTTCTGTGGACCCAATTTGATTGATCATTATTGCTGTGATTTGCAGCCCTTGCTGAAACTCGCATGCATGGACACTTATTTAATCAACCTGTTGTTGGTGTCTAACAGTGGGGCTATTTGCTCAAGTAGTTTTGTGATTCTGATGACCTCATACATTGTTATTTTGCATTCACTGAGAAATCACAGTGCAGAAGGGAGGAACAAAGCTCTCTCCACATGCACTTCCCACATCATTGTAGTTATCTTATTTTTTGGTccatgtatattcatatatacacgCCCCCCAACCACTCTCCCCATGGACAAGATGGTAGCAGTATTTTATACTATTGGCAAACCCTTTCTCAACCCACTCATCTACACACTGAGGAATTCAGAAGTGAAAAATGCAATGAGAAAATTATGGCATATCAAAATTACCTCAGGAACCAAAAAATGA